Part of the Streptomyces sp. NBC_00457 genome, GCGGCCGAGGACGGGGCTGTGCCCAGGTACAGGAAGGCCAGGGTGAGCGTCGCGACGACCGAGAGCAGCCGGCGCGACAGGATACGGAACCGGGTGCGCGGCATGGCGTTCCTTTCGTAGGGGTATCCCGGACGGGCCGCTCAGTCCGTGTACACCTCGGCCCGGTCCACGCTCACGAACGACGCCCGGGACTGGGCGTTGTGCTCACCGGTCACCCGGACCCGCAGCGTGTGGCGGCCATGGGGGAGCCGGGGACTGAGGTACTGAAGCGTCTCGCCGGTGCGGATCCCGCCATGGAAGTCGACGCGCTGCTCCGGTCCGCCGTCGACGCTGATCGCCGCGATGCCGTTGCCGGTGTCACGGACGGACAGCAGGGCGATCCGGGTGCCGGTGAAGGAGAACGTGGCGGTGTTGCCGGCCCGGTCGCTCCAGTGGTCGTCGCTCCAGAAACACTGGGCGGCGCAGCCGGTTCCGGAGTTCCACGTGCCGGTGTAGGCCACGGCTCCGTCACCGCTCGAGCGACCGTCGTCGTTGATCCAGTGGTTGCCGGACCCCGGGTCCCCGGCGGGCAGGTCCTGGGTCGCGCCCAGGGCGAGCGGCCGGCCGAGATTCGGGCCGCCGTCGGCGTTCCAGGAGATCTTCTGGGCGCGGGTGGTGCGGTCGGTGTAGGTCAGCGCCGAGGTCGTCTTGGCGTGGTAGACGATCCAGTCCTCGGTGCCGTCGGGGGAGCGGAAGAAGGCATGATGGCCGGGCCCGTACACCCCGCGGTCGTCGGCGCGGGAGAAGACCGGTCCGGAATGCTGGGTCCAGTTGGCGGGCACGAGCGGATCGGCCCCGTCGGGCAGCGACATCATCCAGACCTGGTAGTCCGGCTTGCCCGTGTCGCAGGTCGAATACGTCATCCAGGTACGGCCGTTGCGATACAGGAACTCCGGGCCCTCCCGGACCTCGGGGCAGCCACCGGCGGCGTCGATGGCGACAGCGTCGCCGGAGACGGTGTACGGGTTCGACATCGGGGCGATGTTGATGCCGTTGTGCTGGTACTGGTTGATCCCGGAGTAGGCGAGATAGAGGCGTCCGTCGTGCTGGAGGATGCCGGGGTCGATCGCGAAGTCCGAGGCGTGGTTCGGCGGCGTCAGACGGGACTTGAAGTGGTACGGGCCCGCCGGGTCGGCACCGTCGGACTCCAGTACGTACAGCCGGTGGTGGTCGTCGATGCCGTCGTCGGCCGTGTAGTAGAGGTACCAGCGGTCGCCGAAGCGGTAGAACTCGGGTGCCCAGATATTGCGGTTGCGTGAGGGGTCCGTGTCCGTCCACACCGTCACGGGTTCACTCGCGAGCAGCGTGCTCAGCGAGGGCGAGCGCCACATGCGGATGCTGTCGCCCTGCGTGGCGGTCAGGTAGTACGCCCCCGCCGCGTATGTGACGAACGGATCCGGGCCGGTGTTGAGCGGATTGCGGAACGTGGTTCCCGCGACGGCGGGCTCCGGAGCGGCGGCGGTGGCGGGCGGGGCGGAGACGAAGCCGAGCAGGAGCGCCAGGACTGCGGCGGCGAGTGCTGCGCGGCGGGCTGTGCGGGGTCCTGCGCGCATGGAACGGCTCCTTACAACGTTGTAAGTCCCGTGCCGGACGGTAGAGGCGGGAAGGCGGGGTGTCAACGGGCCGGAAGGCGGCGGGAGTTGCCGTCGCCCCGGTGCTCGTAGGCCGCCGGTCGGGACTGGGCGTCCCGGAGCAGCGTGGTGTCGACCTTCTCGGAGCGGTCGAAGCGGTAGACGCCGTTGTGCTCCTGGAAGACGTCCGTGAGCTGGGTGTAGCAGTAGCCGAACATGTCCGGGTCGTCGAGCAGGACGCCTGTCAGGCCGGTGAAGCGCTCGACGAACTCGCGGGCGGTGCGCGGCCGTTCGCCGTAGCCCCAGGACGTCTCGTGCTCGTTCCCGGCCGCCTCGGCCGCGGCCTCGGGGTCCCACCAGATGCCGCCGAACTCGCTGCAGAAGTACGGCTGCCCGCGATACGGCACCGACCACGGCCTGCCGTCCGGCGCCGCGTTGACGTACGGCCGGCCCTCCGACAGGCCCGCCATCATCTTGGCGAACGTGGCCGGGTCCTGCTCGTAGCAGTGGGAGTCGTAGACGTCGGTCTCCGGCACCCGGTGCGCGTAGCCGGACGCGTCGATGACGGGGCGGGTGGGGTCGGCCTGCTTGGTGGCCAGGAACATCGCGCGGGTCACGTCGTCGAGTCGGGTGATGCGGTCGTGCAGCGGCTGGTAGGTCTCGTTCAGGGGGCACCAGCCGACGATCGAGGGGTGCGAGTAGTCCCGCTCCAGGGCCTCCAGCCACTGGCTGACATAGCTCGCGTCGGGTCGCTGGTTGTCGTCGCGTACGCCGGTCTCGCAGCCCCAGTCGCCGAACTCGCCCCAGACCAGGTAGCCCAGCCGGTCGGCGTGGAAGAGATAGCGCTCCTCGAAGACCTTCTGATGCAGACGGGCACCGTTGAACCCGGCCGCGAGGCCCAGTTCGATGTCGCGGACCAGGTCGCCGTCGCTCGGCGCGGTCATCAGCCCGTCGGGGTAGTACCCCTGGTCGAGGACCAGGCGCTGGAAGACGGGTTCGCCGTTGAGCAGCAGTCGTTTTCCGTGGACGGCGACCGAGCGCAGGCCGGCGTAGGAGCCTGCCGCGTCCACGATCTGCCCGTCGGCGTCGAGGAGTTCGAGGCGCAGGTCGTACAGATGCGGATCCCGCGGCGACCACACGCGCCGCCGGTCGGCGGGTACGGGGAGGACCAGGCGGGGTGCGAGGCCGAGGTCGGCGCGGGTCTCGGCCGTGGTGACGACGCCCCGGTGGTCCCCGAGCGTGACGCGCACCCGGTGGCCGGGGGCGTTGGCGGTCAGCGGCAGCTCCAGGAAGAAGGAACCGGAGGCCAGATCGGGGGTGATGCGGGGCCGTTCGAAGGCGGCGTCGCGGGGGACCGGCTCCAGCCACACGGTCTGCCAGATGCCCGTCGTGCGGGTGTAGTGGCAGTGCGAGTTGGCGTACCAGGTGGACTGCTTGCCCCGGGCCTGGACACCGTGCCGGCTGTCCCGGGCCCGCACCACTATCGTCAACTCCTCGCCCGGCACGGCGACTTCGCCGAGGTCGGCGGTGAACGGGGTGAAACCGCCGCGGTGCCGGGCGACTTCGGTGCCGTCGACCCAGACGGTGGCGTCGTGGTCCACCGCTCCGAAGTGCAGCAGCACCCGTGAGTCCGCCCAGGAGGACGGGACGGTCACCGTGCGCCGGTACCAGACCGCCTCCATGAAGTCGGTCTCCCCGATCCCGGACAGCTCCGACTCGGGGCAGAACGGGACGAGGATGCGGTCGGCGAGTTCGCGGGCCGGCAGGCCGCGTTCGAGACCGGTGTCCGACCGGTCGATCTCGAACTGCCACACGCCGTTCAGATTGAGCCAGGCCTCGCGCACGAACTGCGGCCTCGGGTAGTCGGGGCGGGGCAGGCCCGAGAACTGGGGGACGCGCATGGTGCTCCTTGCCTCGAGTGTCGAGGCACATGGCACCATGCCCTTTACATCGATGTAAATGCGTGAGCGGACCTTGGTCCGGCCCGAAATCGATTCGTGATGGTCGGTACGATCGCGGCCTGCGGAAGGATGAACAGCGTGGCGGCCAGACCGAGGATCAAGGACGTGGCGGAGTACGCGGGCGTCTCACCCAAGACCGTCTCCAACGTGATCAACAACTTCGAGCATGTCTCGGAGCGGACCCGTGCCGCCGTCCAGGAGGCGATCGAGGCGCTCGGCTACCGGGTGAACATCGCCGGACGCCAGCTGCGCCAGGGCCGCACCGGCATGATCACCCTGGCCGTCCCCGAACTCGACGTCGCGTACTTCTCCGAGCTGGCGAAGTACGTCATGGCCGAGGCCGACCGCAGGGGCCGTACGGTGCTGCTGCATCAGACCGGGGCCGTGCGCGAGAGCGAACTGGCGGCGCTGCACGGATTCGACGCCCAGTTCTCCGACGGTGTCATCCTCAGCCCGCTCTCCCTCCTGCCCCGCGACCTCGCCACCCGCGACCGGCGCCTGCCCGTCGTCCTGCTCGGCGAACGGCCCGCCGAGGGCGGCACCGACCACGTGGGCATCGACAACGTACGGGCCGCCCGCGAGGCCACCGCGTATCTGCTGTCGCGCGGTCGCCGCCGCATCGCCGTCGTCGGCGGCGCCGTGCGGGGCCGCCAGGGCACGGACCGGCTGCGCACGGACGGGTACCGAGAGGCTCTTGAGGCGGCCGGGTCGCCCTTCGACGCCGACCTGGTGCTGCCGGTGGAGGCGTACCACTGGCAGGACGGCGCGCGCGCCGCGACCGCGCTCATGCGGCGGCCGTCACCCCCGGACGCGCTGCTGTGTCTGAACGACCACATGGCCCTGGGCGCGCTGCGTGCCCTGCACGAGCTCGGCCGTACCGTGCCCGGAGACCTCGACGTGGTCGGCTTCGACGACATCGAGGCATCCCGGTTCAGCGTGCCCAGTCTGACGACCGTCGCCCCGGACAAGCAGGAGATCGCGCGCGCCGCGGTGGCCCTGCTGCTGGAGCGCATCGACGAGCCGGATCCGGGTCCGCTGCGGGACCATGTCGCGGGCCACCGGATCATCGTGCGCGAGAGCACCGGCGGCTGAGCCGCGGCTCCGGCCGTTCCCTCGTCACCCCGTGACCCCGGCGTGGGCCAGGCACCGGGCCAGGTCCGAGCGTGAACGGACGCCCAGTTTGCGGTAGACGCGGGTGAGATGGGACTCGATCGTCTTGCGGGACAGGAACAGGGACGCGGCGGCCTCCACGTTGCTGAGTCCCTCGCCGATGGCGCGCGCGACCTGGAGTTCCTGTGGGGTGAGCAGGGCGACCGGCGGTGGTTCGTCGCCGTGGACGGCGGTGCGGTGTCCTGTCGCGGCGACCTCCGCCTCGGCCCGGACCGCCCACGGAACGGCGTCGAGCGCGGTGAAGGCGCGCCTGGCGAGCAGCAGCGGTTCCCGTGCGGCCGAGGGCCGCCGGAACCGCCGTAGGACCTCTCCCGCCACGAGCCGTGTGCGAGCCAGCTCGAAGCCCAACTCCCGGCCGGCGTGGACGCGTTCCGCGACGGCCAGCCAGTCGGCGGCCTCCTCGGCGGACCGTGCGAGCATCACCCGGCAGCGGGCGTGCGCGGCGGCCGGCCAGGCCAGACCGGTCGCGGACTCACGCTCCCGCAGCCAGTCGGCGACGGCGACGGCCTTCTCACGCTCCCCTGTGTGCAGACAGGCCTCGGCGAGATCGGCGACCCACGGCATGAGGCAGGGGTTGACCAGCCCCATCTCCTCCGCCATCGCGAACGCCGCCGCCAAGTGCGTACGCGCCGCCTCCGGATCGCCGGCGGCGAGTGCGGACGTACCGAGCGCCCCGCCGGCGAACAGGGACAGGCCGCGCAGCCGACCGCCGCACCAGCGCTCGTACTGCGCCACGCGCTTGCGGCAGTCGTCGAAGTCGCCGCGCAGGGCGTCCAGCCGGGCGAGCTGGACCAGCGCGTACCCCGTCATCGCCAGATGCCCGAACTCCTCCGCCCAGTGCAGCGCTTCGGTGGCGTCCGCGCGCGCCATCGGCCACCGCGACCACATCTCCACCTCGCACCGCGCGAGCAGCGTGTACGGCAGCAGGGCGGGGGAGTGGTCGCGGCGCATCTCCTCGATCACCGTGTCGAGTACCTGGCGGGCGAGGGCGCCGTCGCCGGTCCAGGACAGGCCCTGCGCGATCTCCATGCTCGCCTGGCGTTCCTCGGGGCCGGTCCTGCCGCGCGTCTCCTCCAGCAGCGCGAGCAGCGCCGTACGCCCTTCGCGTACGTCCCCGCCCAGCGCCTGTGCGCGGGCGCGCATCACGGCGGCGTGGCGGCGCTGCGTGTCGTCTGCGCCGTCCGTCAGTTCAGCGCAGCGGGCGGCGATGTCGCATGCGTCGCGCATCCGCCCGTCCATCGTGGCGGGCACCACCGCGGCCCCGTACAGCCGGCAGGCGCGTGAGCGGTCGACCGGCTCGACCGTGCGGGCGGCGCCGACCAGGAGCTGATGCGCGCGGCCGGGATCTCCGAGCCAGGTGCAGGCCTGGCCCCGCAGCAGCTCGATGTCCGCGGTCATCAGGGGGTCCCGGCTGTGCGCGAGAGCCTGTTCGCACCACTGGGCTGCATCGCGGGTCGTACCGCCGTGGAAGGCGTCACGCGCGGCTTCGAACAGACGGCGGGCCGCGTCCGCGGGGTCCGGCGACAGTTCGGCGGCCCGGTGCCAGGCCGGTGCGGCGGCGGCCGGCGCGCCACGCCGGCGGGCCTGCCGGGCGTCGGCCACCAGACGGGCGGCGACCGACTCGTCCGGCCCGGGAGCGGCGGCTGCCAGGTACCAGGTCTGCAGTTCGCCCGAGCTCACCGCGGCCAGCCTCCGGTACACCTCCAGCCGCCGGACCGTGGCGCACTGCCCCAGCACCACCGGCCGCAGCACGGGATGCCGCAGCTCGCACGCGCCGTCCCGCATCCGCACGAGCCCGGCTGCCTCGGCGGCGTCCAGATCGGCGGTGGTGAGTCCGTCGGACGCCAACGCCCGTTGCAGCAGGGGCCATTGCGGGGTCCGTCCGGCGGCGACGTACACCAGCGCCTCCCGGCTGCGCGTCGGCAGCATCCGCAGTTGCCCGCGCCACGCACGCTCCACCAGCGGCCCGGGCGCCTCCCACGAGTCGTCCCACGGCTCCGCACCGCCCGCGCGGCTCCGGGCCAGCGCCGCGGCGTACTCGACCAGGACCAAGGGATTGCCGTGCGCCAGCCGTACGATCCGGTCCGCCGCCGGATCCGAACGGTCGAGCGCGTGGCGCCGCAGCAGGGTCCAGCAC contains:
- a CDS encoding helix-turn-helix transcriptional regulator, whose protein sequence is MNETAITGVPVNRDVDACAAGGSHGPYCVVPPAAHDRPGRVALDLPGPVALVGRTAERDLVAGLMDALPQRGGALLLSGEPGIGKSMVLRHAAARRRDARVLWARGVESEAVLPYAVLADVLLPLRHHFGELPPAQRRAVEGCLALTDVAEPNPYAVCAGALGVLAAAGEAWPLLVLVDDLHWADPSSRQVLQFVARRLATERVALIMAARSGPEEDGIRESLPHAVLGPLTGDECWTLLRRHALDRSDPAADRIVRLAHGNPLVLVEYAAALARSRAGGAEPWDDSWEAPGPLVERAWRGQLRMLPTRSREALVYVAAGRTPQWPLLQRALASDGLTTADLDAAEAAGLVRMRDGACELRHPVLRPVVLGQCATVRRLEVYRRLAAVSSGELQTWYLAAAAPGPDESVAARLVADARQARRRGAPAAAAPAWHRAAELSPDPADAARRLFEAARDAFHGGTTRDAAQWCEQALAHSRDPLMTADIELLRGQACTWLGDPGRAHQLLVGAARTVEPVDRSRACRLYGAAVVPATMDGRMRDACDIAARCAELTDGADDTQRRHAAVMRARAQALGGDVREGRTALLALLEETRGRTGPEERQASMEIAQGLSWTGDGALARQVLDTVIEEMRRDHSPALLPYTLLARCEVEMWSRWPMARADATEALHWAEEFGHLAMTGYALVQLARLDALRGDFDDCRKRVAQYERWCGGRLRGLSLFAGGALGTSALAAGDPEAARTHLAAAFAMAEEMGLVNPCLMPWVADLAEACLHTGEREKAVAVADWLRERESATGLAWPAAAHARCRVMLARSAEEAADWLAVAERVHAGRELGFELARTRLVAGEVLRRFRRPSAAREPLLLARRAFTALDAVPWAVRAEAEVAATGHRTAVHGDEPPPVALLTPQELQVARAIGEGLSNVEAAASLFLSRKTIESHLTRVYRKLGVRSRSDLARCLAHAGVTG
- a CDS encoding glycoside hydrolase family 43 protein yields the protein MRAGPRTARRAALAAAVLALLLGFVSAPPATAAAPEPAVAGTTFRNPLNTGPDPFVTYAAGAYYLTATQGDSIRMWRSPSLSTLLASEPVTVWTDTDPSRNRNIWAPEFYRFGDRWYLYYTADDGIDDHHRLYVLESDGADPAGPYHFKSRLTPPNHASDFAIDPGILQHDGRLYLAYSGINQYQHNGINIAPMSNPYTVSGDAVAIDAAGGCPEVREGPEFLYRNGRTWMTYSTCDTGKPDYQVWMMSLPDGADPLVPANWTQHSGPVFSRADDRGVYGPGHHAFFRSPDGTEDWIVYHAKTTSALTYTDRTTRAQKISWNADGGPNLGRPLALGATQDLPAGDPGSGNHWINDDGRSSGDGAVAYTGTWNSGTGCAAQCFWSDDHWSDRAGNTATFSFTGTRIALLSVRDTGNGIAAISVDGGPEQRVDFHGGIRTGETLQYLSPRLPHGRHTLRVRVTGEHNAQSRASFVSVDRAEVYTD
- a CDS encoding glycoside hydrolase family 2 protein — encoded protein: MRVPQFSGLPRPDYPRPQFVREAWLNLNGVWQFEIDRSDTGLERGLPARELADRILVPFCPESELSGIGETDFMEAVWYRRTVTVPSSWADSRVLLHFGAVDHDATVWVDGTEVARHRGGFTPFTADLGEVAVPGEELTIVVRARDSRHGVQARGKQSTWYANSHCHYTRTTGIWQTVWLEPVPRDAAFERPRITPDLASGSFFLELPLTANAPGHRVRVTLGDHRGVVTTAETRADLGLAPRLVLPVPADRRRVWSPRDPHLYDLRLELLDADGQIVDAAGSYAGLRSVAVHGKRLLLNGEPVFQRLVLDQGYYPDGLMTAPSDGDLVRDIELGLAAGFNGARLHQKVFEERYLFHADRLGYLVWGEFGDWGCETGVRDDNQRPDASYVSQWLEALERDYSHPSIVGWCPLNETYQPLHDRITRLDDVTRAMFLATKQADPTRPVIDASGYAHRVPETDVYDSHCYEQDPATFAKMMAGLSEGRPYVNAAPDGRPWSVPYRGQPYFCSEFGGIWWDPEAAAEAAGNEHETSWGYGERPRTAREFVERFTGLTGVLLDDPDMFGYCYTQLTDVFQEHNGVYRFDRSEKVDTTLLRDAQSRPAAYEHRGDGNSRRLPAR
- a CDS encoding LacI family DNA-binding transcriptional regulator, coding for MNSVAARPRIKDVAEYAGVSPKTVSNVINNFEHVSERTRAAVQEAIEALGYRVNIAGRQLRQGRTGMITLAVPELDVAYFSELAKYVMAEADRRGRTVLLHQTGAVRESELAALHGFDAQFSDGVILSPLSLLPRDLATRDRRLPVVLLGERPAEGGTDHVGIDNVRAAREATAYLLSRGRRRIAVVGGAVRGRQGTDRLRTDGYREALEAAGSPFDADLVLPVEAYHWQDGARAATALMRRPSPPDALLCLNDHMALGALRALHELGRTVPGDLDVVGFDDIEASRFSVPSLTTVAPDKQEIARAAVALLLERIDEPDPGPLRDHVAGHRIIVRESTGG